In Leucobacter insecticola, one DNA window encodes the following:
- a CDS encoding NYN domain-containing protein — protein sequence MTDTQNGRVAVYLDFDNIVLSWYDRVHGRNSYARDRQRIAEDATNPEISARLEAARVDVGAIIDYASSFGTLVLTRAYADWSAPVNADYRSQLVARAIDLVQLFPAAAYAKNGADIRLAVDTVEDMFRLQDLTHVVIVAGDSDYVPLAQRCKRLGRYVVGIGVAGSTAKALTAACDEFASYDSLPGVELPKREQSAKQQKRAKIQPAEKPALKPVEELDPAERGVLADLTDLASFRGTGILRRLNFTMPATGRSISRARMLKTIPK from the coding sequence GTGACTGACACTCAAAACGGCCGCGTCGCGGTCTACCTCGACTTCGATAACATTGTGCTCTCCTGGTATGACCGGGTGCACGGACGAAACTCCTATGCGCGGGATCGGCAGCGCATCGCCGAGGATGCGACGAACCCTGAGATTTCGGCCCGCCTGGAGGCTGCGCGTGTCGATGTTGGTGCGATCATCGACTACGCTTCGTCGTTCGGCACGCTCGTGTTGACTCGTGCGTACGCCGACTGGTCGGCCCCGGTGAACGCCGACTACCGCTCGCAGCTGGTCGCGCGCGCGATCGACCTCGTGCAACTGTTTCCGGCCGCCGCATACGCCAAAAATGGCGCTGATATTCGCCTCGCCGTGGACACCGTGGAAGACATGTTTCGACTGCAGGATCTCACCCACGTGGTGATCGTTGCGGGTGACTCCGACTATGTGCCGCTCGCGCAGCGCTGCAAGCGGCTCGGCCGGTACGTGGTGGGGATTGGCGTTGCCGGATCCACCGCGAAAGCACTCACCGCCGCGTGTGACGAGTTCGCCTCCTATGATTCGTTGCCTGGCGTCGAGTTGCCGAAGCGCGAGCAGTCAGCGAAGCAGCAGAAGCGGGCGAAGATCCAGCCCGCCGAGAAGCCGGCATTGAAGCCGGTGGAAGAGCTAGATCCCGCGGAGCGGGGGGTGCTTGCGGATCTCACTGATCTCGCGAGTTTTCGAGGAACGGGGATCTTGCGCCGTTTGAACTTCACGATGCCGGCGACGGGTCGGAGCATCTCGCGAGCGAGGATGTTGAAGACGATTCCGAAATAG
- a CDS encoding ABC1 kinase family protein: protein MPSREGKARYRRILRFAGWNLAVTWWFELVLPRIGLARLAERTRSQRMQRFARRFHGLAVEFGGLMIKVGQFMSSRLDVLPPEITDELEGLQDEVPAVPFAAIRERAESELGMPLERAFASVDETPIAAASLGQAYRARLTPSDAADTGLDTVVMKVQRPDIDLIVEVDLAALRRVAGWLSRVKMVSKRVDMPALVEEFAETTHEEIDYLHEAASAERFRGDFAADSRIAVPEVVWERSTRRVLTLEDVTAIKITDAAGLRAAGIDPAAVAAVFADVMFDQFFSHGFFHADPHPGNIFVTPTGVAGVDPGPDSSPGSETPPWRLTFIDFGMMGEVTATTRSGLRKLLIAAASRDGKALVAAIRDIGVLMPSAETTELERAMTQLFARFGGMGFAELRDVDPREFHDFAVEFGETVRALPFQLPENFLLLVRAISLTSGVCSALEPEFNLWDSVEPYAQQLLKDEGGNFVKDFANEAVQIAGIAWRLPKRLDALIDRIEDGSVAVSTPQLDRKLARLERLGRRVVSAVIFGTLLIAGAVLTANDAAFGIVLMSVSALPLSHALFARR, encoded by the coding sequence GTGCCATCCCGAGAGGGCAAAGCGCGATACCGCAGAATCCTGCGCTTCGCCGGCTGGAACCTCGCGGTGACGTGGTGGTTCGAGCTGGTGCTGCCCCGGATCGGCCTCGCGCGGCTGGCCGAGCGCACACGCTCGCAGCGGATGCAGCGGTTCGCCAGGCGGTTCCACGGGCTGGCGGTCGAGTTCGGTGGGCTCATGATCAAGGTCGGGCAGTTCATGTCGTCGCGCCTGGACGTGTTGCCTCCCGAGATCACCGACGAGCTCGAGGGGCTGCAAGACGAGGTTCCGGCTGTGCCCTTCGCCGCGATCCGGGAGCGCGCCGAATCAGAACTCGGCATGCCGCTTGAACGGGCATTTGCCTCGGTCGACGAGACACCGATCGCGGCCGCATCGCTGGGCCAGGCGTACCGCGCCCGCTTGACGCCCTCCGACGCCGCAGACACCGGTCTCGATACGGTCGTGATGAAGGTGCAGCGGCCCGATATCGACCTCATTGTCGAGGTGGATCTGGCGGCGCTGCGCAGGGTCGCTGGCTGGTTGAGTCGCGTCAAGATGGTGTCGAAGCGGGTGGATATGCCGGCGCTGGTCGAAGAGTTCGCGGAGACAACCCACGAAGAAATCGACTATCTCCACGAGGCGGCAAGCGCCGAGCGGTTCAGGGGTGACTTTGCGGCGGACTCTCGGATCGCGGTGCCCGAGGTGGTGTGGGAACGCAGCACGCGGCGAGTGTTGACCCTCGAAGATGTCACCGCGATTAAGATCACCGATGCGGCGGGGCTGAGAGCCGCGGGGATTGACCCGGCGGCGGTCGCGGCGGTCTTTGCCGACGTCATGTTTGACCAGTTCTTCAGCCACGGCTTCTTCCACGCCGATCCGCACCCCGGCAATATCTTTGTAACGCCCACGGGTGTTGCCGGCGTGGATCCTGGCCCGGATTCTAGCCCGGGCTCAGAAACACCGCCGTGGCGGCTCACTTTCATCGATTTCGGCATGATGGGGGAGGTTACGGCCACGACGCGCAGCGGGCTTCGCAAACTCTTGATCGCCGCGGCCTCTCGTGACGGCAAAGCGCTCGTCGCCGCGATCCGCGATATCGGGGTGCTGATGCCATCGGCCGAAACGACCGAGCTTGAGCGTGCGATGACCCAGCTTTTCGCGCGGTTCGGTGGCATGGGGTTCGCTGAGCTACGGGATGTTGATCCCCGCGAATTCCACGATTTTGCTGTCGAGTTTGGTGAGACGGTGCGCGCACTGCCGTTCCAGCTCCCAGAGAACTTCTTGCTGCTCGTGCGCGCCATCTCGCTCACCTCGGGCGTGTGCAGCGCGCTTGAGCCCGAGTTTAACCTGTGGGATTCGGTGGAGCCGTATGCGCAGCAGCTGCTGAAGGACGAAGGTGGCAACTTCGTAAAGGATTTCGCGAATGAGGCGGTGCAGATCGCTGGGATCGCGTGGCGGCTTCCGAAACGGTTGGACGCGCTCATCGATCGGATCGAAGACGGCTCGGTCGCGGTGTCCACGCCTCAGCTTGATCGCAAACTCGCCAGACTTGAGCGTTTGGGGCGGCGCGTCGTCTCGGCCGTCATCTTCGGCACACTGCTCATTGCGGGCGCCGTGCTCACTGCAAACGATGCGGCGTTCGGGATCGTGCTGATGTCGGTGTCTGCGTTACCTCTGTCACACGCCCTATTCGCCCGCCGCTGA
- the trxA gene encoding thioredoxin gives MATKDLTHEEFAPAVEGEGIVFVDFWAAWCGPCRAFAPVFEQASEQHPDILFTKVDTEAEQQLAAEFQITSIPTLMVFRDGILVYAQPGALRAQQLDQLIQGARELDMDDVRRQIAEHETEPSS, from the coding sequence ATGGCAACCAAAGACCTCACGCACGAGGAGTTCGCACCCGCCGTTGAGGGCGAAGGGATCGTCTTCGTTGACTTCTGGGCTGCATGGTGTGGCCCCTGCCGAGCATTTGCGCCCGTCTTCGAGCAGGCCTCAGAGCAGCACCCCGACATTCTCTTCACGAAAGTCGATACCGAGGCCGAGCAGCAACTCGCCGCCGAGTTCCAGATCACGTCCATTCCCACGCTCATGGTTTTCCGTGACGGGATCTTGGTCTATGCTCAGCCTGGTGCTCTCCGCGCGCAGCAACTTGACCAACTCATCCAGGGAGCCCGCGAGCTCGATATGGATGACGTGCGCAGGCAAATTGCTGAGCACGAGACAGAGCCCAGCTCCTAA
- a CDS encoding OST-HTH/LOTUS domain-containing protein — MKQQMRRMDPSFNEKALGFRSFSDFLKSRSDIAELEETGHERLVRLRDQAP; from the coding sequence GTGAAGCAGCAGATGCGCCGCATGGATCCCTCGTTTAACGAGAAGGCGCTCGGGTTTCGTTCCTTTTCCGACTTTCTCAAATCCCGTTCCGATATTGCTGAGCTTGAGGAAACGGGGCACGAGCGGCTGGTGCGTTTGCGGGATCAAGCGCCCTAG
- a CDS encoding MarR family winged helix-turn-helix transcriptional regulator has protein sequence MTQTAPSAERALQEMEMLRAIRGFGDAQDRMHGGMKHGMDMNASDLAALRLIIIREEQQRTVTPREIATHLRISTASTTKLLDRLTDSGHVRRVAHATDRRARVIELTDTARTEFFRLFGPQLSAMRDALSGFSDDELAAASRVIAAVSAAIDPEAG, from the coding sequence GTGACGCAGACGGCTCCCTCTGCTGAGCGTGCACTCCAGGAGATGGAAATGTTGCGCGCAATCCGCGGTTTTGGTGATGCTCAGGATCGCATGCACGGCGGCATGAAGCACGGCATGGACATGAACGCTTCTGACCTCGCAGCGCTGAGGCTCATCATCATTCGCGAGGAGCAGCAGCGCACGGTAACTCCGCGCGAGATCGCAACTCATCTGCGCATTTCGACCGCATCGACGACCAAATTGTTGGACCGCTTAACCGACTCAGGCCACGTGCGGCGGGTTGCGCACGCAACGGATCGCCGTGCACGAGTGATCGAACTCACCGACACAGCTCGCACCGAATTCTTTAGACTGTTCGGCCCGCAACTCTCGGCCATGCGCGACGCCCTCAGCGGGTTTTCGGACGATGAACTCGCCGCCGCATCCCGTGTGATCGCGGCCGTTAGCGCGGCAATCGATCCGGAAGCTGGCTAA
- a CDS encoding PadR family transcriptional regulator codes for MSNSFPTGGFGAGVHTDSMWQALDQLRARFEKRAGSRVGRGDVRSAVLALLAEAPMHGYQIIREIDERSGGSWKPSAGSVYPTLQLLADEGLIEATEEGGRKTYALTESGREVAAEDAGSLPWADPEPHDWGRHGALPKSGMELAQAATQVGRSGSPEQIEQAVTVLDEARKRLYAILAQD; via the coding sequence ATGAGTAATTCATTCCCTACAGGCGGCTTTGGCGCGGGTGTTCACACCGACAGCATGTGGCAGGCACTCGATCAGCTGCGGGCAAGGTTTGAGAAGCGCGCGGGTTCACGGGTTGGCCGCGGCGACGTGCGCTCGGCCGTGCTCGCGCTGCTCGCGGAGGCGCCGATGCATGGCTACCAGATCATCCGCGAGATCGACGAGCGCAGCGGCGGAAGCTGGAAACCGAGTGCCGGATCCGTGTACCCGACGCTGCAGCTGCTCGCAGACGAGGGCCTCATCGAGGCGACCGAAGAGGGCGGCCGCAAGACCTATGCGCTCACGGAGAGTGGCCGCGAGGTTGCCGCTGAAGACGCAGGATCGCTGCCCTGGGCTGATCCTGAGCCTCACGATTGGGGTCGGCATGGTGCCCTGCCAAAGTCTGGCATGGAGCTTGCGCAGGCGGCCACGCAGGTGGGCCGCTCGGGTTCGCCCGAGCAGATCGAGCAGGCGGTAACGGTGCTTGACGAGGCCCGCAAGCGCCTCTACGCAATCCTCGCCCAGGACTAA